Proteins co-encoded in one Yamadazyma tenuis chromosome 1, complete sequence genomic window:
- the GCN5 gene encoding histone acetyltransferase (EggNog:ENOG503NVPK; COG:B,K), which produces MVERKRQASSRSESSANGHQVKKQRPSGVKKEVGVKDEFEDDELPSEDEEVDDPKDDEDDDDADADDDDADDDDVDEEDADEDIKSTKKEEDDDEEEDEENDDDDEDEEDEEDEEDEAAEERKRITTFKFDGIEYSFKERPSVIEEKEGKIEFRVVNNDDTKENMMVLTGLKNIFQKQLPKMPREYIARLVYDRSHLSMAVVRKPLTVVGGITYRPFNNREFAEIVFCAISSTEQVRGYGAHLMNHLKDYVRATSPIKYFLTYADNYAIGYFKKQGFTKEITLDKSVWMGYIKDYEGGTLMQCSMLPSLLRYLDSGKILLLQRAAIEKKIKERSKSHVVRSGLQIFKTKKDISLKYEDIPGLIEAGWSEEMDKIAQKPKRGPHYNFMVTVLSELQNHPSAWPFATAVNKDEVGDYYDVIKEPMDLSTMESKLENDKYESFDQFLYDAKLIFNNCRSYNAESTTYWKNANKLEKFLTNKIKESPDYQHFLDARAHGEVRTTLKSLTTLKPPSNQFTMVASVYSYQDSAEVASALAKHVLKYQAKAINDSGKFRLAVSGGSLGKALKKALIDNKDVLSQVQWDKWEVYFSDERLVPLDHEDSNAGLFFSSVIDQLPSTVTKPKVITIDESLLTGKDGQVDGSDHTQDKAIAQDYEAKLPSNKKMDLVLLGCGPDGHTCSLFPGHPLLQEQTQLIAYIKDSPKPPPRRITFTFPLLQKASGLAFVAEGAGKAPILKEIFNNPNSKLPSQLVNNLDVEVAWFVNNDAINGVDVLPSKY; this is translated from the exons ATGAcgaggatgatgatgatgccGATGccgacgatgatgacgccgatgatgatgacgttgacgaagaagatgccGACGAAGACATAAAGAGTACtaaaaaggaagaagacgatgatgaagaagaagacgaagaaaacgacgacgatgatgaagacgaagaggaCGAAGAGGACGAAGAGGATGAAGCTGCCGAAGAACGCAAACGGATCACCACGTTCAAGTTTGACGGTATCGAATACTCTTTCAAGGAAAGGCCTTCAGTGATAGAGGAGAAGGAGGGAAAAATTGAGTTTAGAGTGGTTAACAACGACGATACAAAAGAAAACATGATGGTGTTGACAGGACTAAAGAACATTTTCCAGAAACAATTACCCAAGATGCCACGTGAGTATATTGCCAGATTGGTATATGATAGATCCCATCTATCGATGGCAGTTGTTCGAAAACCTCTAACGGTTGTGGGTGGAATCACTTATAGACCCTTCAATAACCGAGAATTTGCTGAAATTGTCTTTTGTGCAATCCTGTCTACCGAACAAGTCAGAGGATATGGGGCTCATCTCATGAACCACTTGAAAGATTACGTACGGGCCACTTCCCCCATCAAGTATTTTTTAACATATGCGGATAACTATGCCATTGGATACTTCAAAAAGCAAGGGTTCACCAAGGAAATAACCCTAGATAAGTCGGTATGGATGGGATATATCAAGGATTATGAAGGTGGTACATTGATGCAGTGTTCGATGTTGCCGAGTCTCTTAAGATACTTGGACCTGGGAAAAATTCTTTTACTTCAACGAGCTGCCATTgagaagaaaatcaaagaGCGATCCAAATCTCATGTGGTGCGTTCTGGACTCCAGATATTTAAGACCAAAAAAGATATCTCCCTTAAATATGAGGATATCCCCGGACTCATCGAAGCTGGTTGGCTGGAGGAAATGGATAAGATTGCTCAGAAACCCAAGAGAGGCCCTCACTATAACTTCATGGTAACAGTATTGTCAGAGCTCCAGAATCACCCATCAGCATGGCCATTTGCAACCGCAGTCAACAAAGATGAGGTGGGAGACTACTATGACGTGATCAAGGAGCCAATGGATTTGTCCACCATGGAACTGAAGCTTGAAAACGACAAGTACGAATcatttgaccaattccTTTATGATGCAAAGTtaattttcaacaattgtAGGTCCTATAATGCTGAGTCCACCACATATTGGAAAAACGCCAATaaattggagaagttcttgaccaatAAGATCAAAGAGTCTCCTGATTATCAGCACTTCCTAGAT GCTAGAGCTCACGGTGAAGTTCGCACCACTTTAAAATCTTTGACTACATTAAAACCTCCTTCGAATCAATTTACAATGGTTGCCAGTGTATACTCATACCAGGACTCTGCGGAAGTCGCATCGGCACTTGCCAAACACGTTTTGAAATATCAGGCTAAAGCCATTAACGACTCAGGCAAATTCAGACTTGCTGTGTCCGGCGGGTCTTTGGGCAAAGCCTTGAAAAAAGCATTAATCGACAATAAAGACGTTCTCTCTCAAGTCCAATGGGACAAATGGGAAGTGTACTTCAGTGACGAGAGATTGGTTCCATTGGACCATGAGGACTCCAATGCTGGACTCTTCTTCCTGCTGGTGATTGACCAATTGCCATCCACAGTCACCAAACCCAAGGTGATCACGATCGATGAGTCGTTGTTGACAGGCAAAGACGGCCAAGTCGACGGCTCTGACCACACGCAAGACAAAGCCATCGCCCAAGACTACGAAGCGAAGTTGCCGTCTAATAAGAAGATGgatttggtgttgttgggaTGTGGACCAGATGGACATACTTGTTCTTTGTTCCCCGGCCACCCGCTCTTACAGGAGCAGACTCAATTGATCGCCTACATCAAGGATTCACCCAAACCtcctccaagaagaatcaCCTTCACGTTCCCGTTATTACAGAAAGCCTCTGGATTGGCATTTGTGGCTGAGGGCGCCGGTAAAGCACCTATCTTGAAAGAGATTTTTAACAACCCCAACTCTAAATTGCCTTCGCAATTGGTCAATAACTTGGATGTCGAGGTTGCATGGTTTGTCAACAACGACGCCAtcaatggtgttgatgtgCTTCCTTCTAAATACTAA